In Scytonema millei VB511283, a single window of DNA contains:
- a CDS encoding 2TM domain-containing protein, producing MVDNKLVRTYHQEDIQQILQIAIARQAYEGEFSRQQLLEIAAELEISPECLQLAEQEWLTQQSESQERQRFNLDRRKKLQKRFGNYGLVNIFFILLDLVSGGGLSWSLYILLSLSFLLGLDVWNKSQIQGEEYEKAFQNWKRRHQIKRSIDSLLDRLLKA from the coding sequence ATTCTCCAAATAGCGATCGCTCGTCAAGCCTATGAAGGAGAATTTTCTCGCCAACAATTATTAGAAATCGCCGCTGAATTAGAAATTTCCCCAGAATGCCTGCAATTAGCAGAACAAGAATGGCTGACCCAGCAATCTGAGAGTCAAGAACGGCAGAGATTTAATCTGGATAGACGGAAAAAGTTGCAAAAGAGATTTGGTAACTATGGTTTAGTTAATATCTTTTTTATCCTTTTAGATCTGGTCAGCGGCGGCGGTCTGTCTTGGTCACTTTATATTTTATTATCTTTAAGCTTTCTCTTGGGTCTTGATGTGTGGAATAAGTCACAGATTCAAGGCGAGGAGTATGAAAAAGCCTTCCAGAATTGGAAACGTAGGCATCAAATCAAGCGTTCGATTGACTCTCTGCTAGACAGACTGCTCAAAGCTTAG